CAAGTCAGTGCTTgataaaaatattgtaaaaacctCACTTTATTGGGACCCTGAAGGCCATAGTCTCTGATTTTACAAGAAGGAAATAATTAACTCAGGACGAGGATACCACTGAAGACCAGAACTGTTAGAGGTGTGAACTACAGGCACTGTCACTGACCACATCACCCTGACTTGCCCAGCTCAGAGAATGTTCCAGCAGCAGGGCCAAGGGCCAAGGGCCAAGCCCATatcagggaggggggagggggggtgctgaCCTCAGCTAGAATCCTCCATCCTCCATCTCACTCCCTCCACCCCTGTGTCCAGAGACACTGATACCGACCAGGGGGCTTCACTGGTAATAAGCTGTGACAACCTGTAGGTTTGAGACCTGCACTGAACTTCACCCCTGTGGAATTACAGTACAGGACTACATCACCCTCACGACTTCTCTTTGTCACGAGCCTGCTCTGGGTTGGGTCTCGCCACATTTACGGTCTTAACGTGCTTGGAATGTCAGCTGTTAGTCTGCGCTGAAGCCATGTCACACACCATCCCTACCCCTCCCACGTTAAAAAAGGGCCCAGTTTTCAAAGAGGTGGATTGTGGGTATTAGCCCTAATGGTGAACAATGTCATGTCCAGGGCATGTACTTGTCGCTTCACACCACAGATACTGAGAGAAGCTCCAATACCATCAGCCATCTGGCCTCAACACAGGTTTGTCTTATGCCGTTCatatgtagcgaagggtgagagcagtcaccccacccgacctcgaacccgggtctatgggcTACCAAtcctgcagcttgaccgcaacaccaaagagccgGGCTCGTTGGTAtagcagtcagagcgcatactcaaccgtagtgagAGCACTCTGTCACATCATACTACATTCaacatattcattcatacaacATAAACGAATCACATGTTgaatcataaaatatataaaagatCATCACGGCAAAACGattcaaatgtatttcacagGTACATCAGAAGCACAGGCACAGGGCACCCAATAACAAGAAATGAGCGTAAAACAGAGGAACTGAGCTGCAATCCACAGggagaaatacatttacatttacattacatttactcatttagcagacgctttcatccaaagccacttacaacacgaggaatacattcaagctacagtatgaaaggagGCCTTGTAATAGGCGTGAAGTGCTAAGGGAGCTGTAAGGGATAAagcaagacaatgcagacagaaaggtgaaccgataagtgctataagataaagtgcaacagaataaGGTGAGGGTTAGAGATGTTAGTATGTTAGGCGAGAAGGTGAGTTCAAAATAACAGGTGCTTTAGTGCAAAGGGAGAACAGAAAGGGAGGCAACCCCTGTGGAGATACTatgaggagcagagacagcacaACGTAGGAAGCAGAGCACTGAAGCGACTGACAACCCTGCCCGGGGGGAGAGAAGGATCTGGTGATCGGTTGCACCAAACGACTCAGAAAGGTCCAGCAGCATCAGAACAGAGGCAGGGGAAGCTGCCTTCAAACTGTGCGAGACCTCAGTCGCTGACAAACAGCCATGGCTTTCTGCTGTTCTACACAACCTCTGGAAAAAGGGGGTGAGGTAATAATATTACTGAGTGCCTCTGATGCCACACACACGACTTCATGCTCTGTACCTTGGCTTCCTGTTGCTGGGGGCTGGATGGGTGGGGCCTTTGTCTGCACGTGCTCAGTGGAGAGGTGCTGGGGAAACATGGAGAGGCCTATTCCCCGATAGCCCGCAGCCAGCTCCATCGTCCCCTCCAGACCCCTGGCACGTTGCATCGTTCTGCTTAACTCCACATCTGAGTCCCCGGAGGCCTGGGTATGAGCCTGTGGTGGGAGTTGCAGGAGCCCCCGGAGAGCCAGGGTCTCTGTCAAACGCTCACTCCTGACCCCCGCAGCCAAATGATACCCTGATTCCACTGGCACTTGAGGGTTTGCATTCTGAGGAGCAAGTGCAAAGCTACCCTTAAGCCCTCCTTCACTGCGGTCTGCGGTGAGGAGAAGACCAGGGCTCCGGCAGGACCATCCCTCTTTAATGTGGTCCCAGACGCTGGTCTTGGTCCAGAGACgccccacactgcagccctcctCTGATCTTGCAGACTGTTGCTGCTTTTCACATGGGGTTTCCAGGGTTCTGCTTGACTCCATGTGTGAATCTTGAGAGGTGTGGGCATTAGCCTGTGGTGGGAGCTGCAGAAACCCATGGAGAGTCTGACTCTCTGTCAAACGCTCACTACTGACCCCCGCAGCCAAATGATACCCTGATTCCACTGGCACTTGGTCTTGAGGGTTTGCATTCTGAGGAGCAAGTGCAAAGCTACCCTTAAGCCCTCCTTCACTGCGGTCTGCGGTGAGGAGAAGACCAGGGCTCCGGCAGGACCATCCCTCTTTAATGTGGTCCCAGACGCTGGTCTTGGTCCAGGGATGCTCCACACTGTAGCCCTTTTCTGACCTTTGGGGCCGCTGGCGATCTTCCCCTGGGGTTTTCACACTAGCCCAGCTGCTGTAGTCATCCCAGAAATTGACTTTGGTACAGGGCCGGTTCTGTAAGGATCCCTCTGGTCTCTCCTCTGCTTTGACTTGGGCTGTCCTTGAGCCTCCCAGTGAAGCCTGGGCCACAGCGCCACCTGTCGGAGACGGGACAGACTGCACCGAGCTCTGTTTCACCTTGTCTTTGGGACGGTTCCAGCTAAGGGGTCCTTTGGTAGGTGACCATTTGCTTCCTGGGAGCGCCGTTCTACTGGCAGCAGGGACTGGCCCTTCTTCAGCCACTGTGACCACACTGTGGTCTTCCATCGATGGAAAAGCAGAGACAGGGCTCTTTCTCCCTGATTTGGATGACACCAACACTGTCCCTCTgacaagctgctgctgcttgccTCCTGGTTCCTGTTCCCTCTTGGGCTGCACCATTTCTGGTCCCATGTTTTTGTGTATCTTGGCTTTCATGGCACTGACAGCATGGGAGTCCAGTGTCtttgaagtttttttgttttggcttaCCTTCACTGCCACAGTCTTCTCTTTGGGgtctgtgtttttggttttaagGGCTGGACCTGACTGGATATCAGCTAGATTTGCATCAGACTGTGCAGACTGCTTTGCCATcacctttttcttcttctccttctttttcacaGTAGCACTCTGCTCTCGGGGAGTGATGTCAGGCAGCTTGGAGGTTTTGGAGGTGTGCGTATCCTTGGAAACAGGTGCCATTTTGCAATGAGCAATGTGGGATTTGAGCCTCTTAAAAGGCCGGCCGCAAAATGGACACACCTCCGTCTGAGCCCGCTCTGATCGCTCATCTGCTTatcaaacagaaagagaacatCACTGTGAACTGAAGGAAGTCACACTTTCAAGCTTTAAGTTATGTTCCACGCCATATTTTGCTCCATTTAAACTAAATAATTAAC
This genomic stretch from Megalops cyprinoides isolate fMegCyp1 chromosome 1, fMegCyp1.pri, whole genome shotgun sequence harbors:
- the LOC118781202 gene encoding uncharacterized protein LOC118781202; this translates as MSPADERSERAQTEVCPFCGRPFKRLKSHIAHCKMAPVSKDTHTSKTSKLPDITPREQSATVKKKEKKKKVMAKQSAQSDANLADIQSGPALKTKNTDPKEKTVAVKVSQNKKTSKTLDSHAVSAMKAKIHKNMGPEMVQPKREQEPGGKQQQLVRGTVLVSSKSGRKSPVSAFPSMEDHSVVTVAEEGPVPAASRTALPGSKWSPTKGPLSWNRPKDKVKQSSVQSVPSPTGGAVAQASLGGSRTAQVKAEERPEGSLQNRPCTKVNFWDDYSSWASVKTPGEDRQRPQRSEKGYSVEHPWTKTSVWDHIKEGWSCRSPGLLLTADRSEGGLKGSFALAPQNANPQDQVPVESGYHLAAGVSSERLTESQTLHGFLQLPPQANAHTSQDSHMESSRTLETPCEKQQQSARSEEGCSVGRLWTKTSVWDHIKEGWSCRSPGLLLTADRSEGGLKGSFALAPQNANPQVPVESGLIPRPPGTQMWS